A region of Acidobacteriota bacterium DNA encodes the following proteins:
- a CDS encoding TonB family protein translates to MENRKPPAFLEEADRNMAFKDDLTGLFNRRLLMHLFRNFWDDLARKNGFLSLLMLDLDGFKAVNDRHGHLAGDAVLCDVSAILKKTFRTSDIVVRYGGDEFVVVLPGAAAAEAESLGKRARTELEAYEFGPAAGFGKDSPALSFSIGVAAYPDDGLSGTDILQKADNRLYEEKKYRYPQSPALRRKKLRRFLAAAAGATVVVFIIGAYVAGWVRISGFSAGPMSAGTRAARALVLERENVLLAEIERLRAELASREDRSESADPGSIAPPVDANLVGRLKVRLDELERELALERESGPPPESGEESIEDVSMTSLADEKAMETDGVAPIDPEPSEAAEIRPVLLGFEPPPYPQAARLFRREATVELKLLVDENGRVLQTDIVGSPAGFGFDEAAREAAFKAVFQPGRRDGSPAVMEARLAVNFRFRDPR, encoded by the coding sequence ATGGAAAACCGCAAGCCGCCGGCATTTTTGGAAGAGGCCGATCGCAACATGGCCTTCAAGGACGACCTCACGGGTCTGTTCAATCGGCGGCTTCTTATGCATCTCTTTCGCAATTTCTGGGATGATCTGGCCCGCAAGAACGGCTTTTTATCCCTCTTGATGCTGGACCTTGACGGGTTCAAAGCCGTCAATGACCGCCACGGACATCTGGCCGGGGACGCCGTTTTGTGCGATGTCTCCGCCATTCTCAAAAAAACATTTCGGACGAGCGACATCGTCGTCCGGTACGGCGGTGACGAGTTTGTCGTGGTTCTTCCAGGGGCGGCCGCGGCCGAAGCCGAAAGTCTCGGAAAAAGGGCGCGGACGGAACTTGAAGCCTATGAATTCGGACCTGCGGCCGGGTTCGGGAAAGACAGCCCGGCCCTGTCTTTCAGCATCGGTGTGGCCGCATATCCCGACGACGGCCTTTCCGGAACCGATATTCTTCAGAAAGCCGACAACCGGCTCTATGAGGAAAAAAAATACCGATATCCCCAAAGCCCCGCTCTGCGCCGGAAAAAACTTCGGCGTTTTCTGGCCGCGGCCGCCGGAGCGACCGTTGTTGTTTTTATTATCGGTGCCTATGTGGCGGGCTGGGTGCGGATTTCGGGTTTTTCGGCCGGTCCGATGTCCGCCGGGACTCGGGCCGCCCGAGCCCTGGTTCTCGAAAGAGAAAACGTCCTCCTGGCCGAGATCGAAAGGCTTCGGGCGGAGTTGGCCTCCCGCGAGGATCGGAGCGAATCCGCCGATCCCGGGTCGATCGCACCGCCCGTCGATGCGAACCTCGTTGGCCGTCTCAAAGTGCGCCTGGACGAGCTCGAACGCGAACTGGCCCTCGAGCGGGAGTCCGGTCCGCCTCCGGAAAGCGGGGAGGAATCCATCGAGGACGTGTCGATGACAAGCCTTGCCGATGAGAAGGCCATGGAAACGGACGGCGTGGCCCCGATCGATCCCGAGCCTTCGGAGGCGGCGGAAATCCGACCCGTCCTTCTCGGTTTCGAGCCTCCTCCTTATCCGCAGGCCGCCCGTCTTTTCAGACGCGAAGCGACCGTGGAGTTGAAACTCCTGGTCGACGAAAACGGCCGTGTTCTCCAGACTGATATCGTCGGCTCTCCGGCCGGATTCGGTTTCGACGAGGCGGCCCGCGAAGCCGCATTCAAAGCCGTCTTTCAACCCGGAAGGCGGGATGGAAGCCCGGCCGTCATGGAAGCCCGGCTCGCCGTGAATTTTCGATTCCGCGACCCGCGCTAG